A section of the Streptomyces sp. SCL15-4 genome encodes:
- a CDS encoding PP2C family protein-serine/threonine phosphatase — MIRIKARAPTGRTTVLPTVWGAAAVGYKFGCPLAQQNGLGARIVTSAVFFAVGTGLILHVRRTLLRELRLARRVARAAQNVVLRPLPPRLGGIDVAAAQLSADRGASVGGDLYEAVATEHGVRVVMGDVRGHGLAALGTVAALLGSFREAAHDEVRLDRVLRRLDRALARHLRDRARTGHPAHAGAEPDPVSEEFVTVLLLEIGHDGEVRALNCGHPWPYLLSGTTVGPLSRLDPLPPLGPFPLPAEPAVRSCGRLLPGELLVLFTDGAEEARDARGRFFPLPEVLADAVRGQPVTPQTVLRTVFGALLDHTGGTPDDDAALLVLSSARGPGPEAAADPGARFTPRVKAEPLR; from the coding sequence ATGATTCGCATCAAGGCACGGGCGCCCACCGGGCGGACAACCGTCCTGCCCACGGTCTGGGGAGCCGCCGCGGTCGGCTACAAGTTCGGCTGCCCGCTCGCCCAGCAGAACGGGCTCGGGGCGCGCATCGTGACCAGCGCCGTGTTCTTCGCCGTCGGCACCGGCCTCATACTGCACGTCCGCCGCACCCTGCTGAGGGAGCTGCGGCTCGCCCGGCGGGTGGCGCGCGCCGCGCAGAACGTCGTCCTGCGCCCGCTGCCGCCGCGTCTCGGCGGGATCGACGTCGCCGCCGCGCAGCTCTCCGCCGACCGGGGCGCGAGCGTGGGCGGCGATCTGTACGAGGCCGTCGCCACCGAGCACGGCGTGCGGGTGGTGATGGGCGACGTGCGGGGCCACGGCCTGGCCGCCCTCGGCACCGTCGCCGCCCTGCTCGGCAGCTTCCGCGAGGCCGCGCACGACGAGGTCCGGCTGGACCGCGTACTGCGCCGGCTGGACCGGGCCCTCGCCCGCCATCTGCGCGACCGCGCCCGTACCGGACACCCGGCGCACGCCGGCGCCGAACCGGACCCGGTCTCCGAGGAGTTCGTCACCGTGCTGCTCCTGGAGATCGGCCACGACGGCGAGGTGCGTGCCCTCAACTGCGGCCACCCCTGGCCGTATCTGCTCAGCGGTACGACGGTCGGTCCGCTCTCGCGCCTCGATCCGCTGCCGCCGCTCGGGCCGTTCCCGCTGCCAGCCGAGCCGGCGGTCCGCTCCTGCGGCCGGCTGCTGCCGGGGGAGTTGCTGGTGCTGTTCACGGACGGGGCGGAGGAGGCGCGGGACGCGCGAGGGCGGTTCTTCCCGCTGCCGGAGGTGCTGGCGGACGCGGTGCGCGGGCAGCCGGTCACCCCGCAGACGGTCCTGCGCACGGTCTTCGGCGCCCTCCTCGACCACACCGGCGGCACCCCGGACGACGACGCCGCCCTCCTGGTGCTGTCCAGCGCGCGCGGACCCGGCCCCGAGGCGGCGGCGGACCCCGGCGCCCGGTTCACACCCCGTGTGAAGGCGGAGCCACTACGCTGA